The proteins below come from a single Candidatus Zixiibacteriota bacterium genomic window:
- a CDS encoding glycosyltransferase family 39 protein, which translates to MTRSQHAHASNLPTIIILMAIAVAIRLVYFWVYRAMPDWTMLTVDNYYHHHWAQVIAGGDVVGDTTYFRAPLYVWCLSALYAVFGDGLITGRLFGLVVGLGSVFMTYRLASRLVSPGAGFAAGLIHAVYPAAIYFEFELLLDPLFTLLLQVAMYRVLLWWERPTPWMFFSAGLWFGLASICRPTALVWMIVCALIPVALLSWRVGLRRAAVFLAGAGLIIVPLTVRNIVVADDPVLIASQGGINLYIGNNERADGLSAVLPEPLGHNWRIADVVHRAEEALGRDLTPGEVSGYWTDQAVQWMKDNPVSFLSLFGRKLHYSISNREVSNNRDLAEYFSRVALLRYNPIEFGLVFALAIMGLILLWKQNKRVRWLAAVLLATVLSGALFFFASRFRLPLIPFFAVLAGAGITEAWRQRHSAIGLAPAMLIGICAGIVSYAPLVSLSEGTAVHTLMIRGSHLYAAEDFETARELYAAALRQDDDFPEVNLNMGTAWLRLGRADSAEYYYRREIAKHPERAAGYANLASLMLIEGHADSARSAAGRSLALRPYDPMASRIMVRAAAGDSTLSVDSVVNIIRERARDTDNDIFVLNEAATVAAARGAYGTADSILRVALGAKRPPIEMDDTAFDRDFRNSPSNRRRALAESNFQLGFLAGIRGDLANAIKYSREAIDLDSMRVEAYVNLARGYYQSGRPAVADSVMAEADRRFGAETLKRLVPEQPQ; encoded by the coding sequence ATGACTCGATCCCAACACGCGCACGCCAGCAATCTCCCAACCATCATCATTCTCATGGCGATCGCCGTGGCCATCCGTTTGGTGTACTTCTGGGTTTACCGGGCGATGCCGGACTGGACGATGCTTACGGTTGACAACTACTATCACCATCACTGGGCGCAGGTGATTGCCGGTGGAGACGTAGTCGGCGACACGACATACTTCCGGGCACCGCTGTATGTCTGGTGTCTCTCAGCGTTGTATGCGGTGTTCGGTGATGGCCTGATTACAGGTCGGCTTTTTGGTCTCGTGGTCGGCCTTGGCTCGGTATTCATGACCTATCGACTCGCCAGCCGACTGGTATCGCCCGGGGCGGGATTTGCAGCAGGGCTGATTCATGCCGTCTACCCGGCTGCCATCTATTTCGAATTCGAGCTGCTGCTCGACCCCCTGTTCACGCTCCTGCTGCAAGTAGCCATGTACCGGGTTCTACTGTGGTGGGAGCGGCCGACGCCGTGGATGTTTTTTTCGGCCGGGCTGTGGTTTGGGCTGGCCTCGATTTGCAGACCAACCGCGCTCGTCTGGATGATCGTATGCGCGCTGATACCGGTTGCGCTTCTAAGCTGGCGGGTGGGTCTACGGCGAGCCGCGGTGTTTCTTGCCGGAGCGGGGCTCATCATTGTCCCGTTGACCGTGCGGAACATCGTTGTGGCGGACGATCCCGTCCTGATTGCATCGCAGGGCGGTATAAACCTCTATATCGGCAACAACGAGCGCGCCGACGGTCTCTCGGCCGTGCTTCCCGAGCCGCTGGGGCACAACTGGCGGATCGCGGACGTCGTTCACCGAGCGGAGGAAGCTCTTGGCCGGGACCTGACGCCTGGGGAGGTATCGGGCTACTGGACCGATCAGGCCGTGCAGTGGATGAAAGACAACCCGGTTTCGTTCCTGTCGCTATTTGGCAGGAAGCTGCACTACAGCATCTCGAACCGTGAAGTTTCCAACAACCGCGATCTCGCCGAGTACTTTTCGCGGGTCGCATTGCTCCGATACAACCCCATCGAGTTCGGTCTCGTATTCGCGCTGGCGATCATGGGCCTGATACTGCTGTGGAAGCAAAACAAGCGGGTTCGCTGGCTGGCCGCCGTGCTACTGGCAACTGTACTTTCCGGAGCGCTCTTCTTTTTCGCGAGTAGATTCAGACTGCCGCTCATTCCGTTTTTTGCGGTCCTGGCGGGAGCCGGCATCACCGAAGCATGGCGGCAACGGCACAGCGCAATTGGCCTTGCGCCGGCGATGTTGATCGGGATATGCGCCGGGATAGTCAGCTACGCGCCACTGGTATCGTTGTCGGAGGGAACGGCCGTCCACACGCTGATGATACGCGGGTCCCACCTCTACGCCGCCGAAGACTTTGAGACTGCGCGTGAGCTTTATGCCGCTGCGCTTCGACAGGACGACGATTTCCCCGAGGTCAATCTCAACATGGGGACAGCCTGGCTGCGACTCGGCCGGGCCGATTCCGCGGAGTACTACTACAGGCGTGAAATAGCGAAACATCCCGAGCGGGCGGCGGGCTACGCGAATTTAGCGTCGCTGATGCTTATCGAGGGGCACGCCGATAGCGCACGATCCGCGGCGGGTCGGTCACTTGCCCTTCGGCCGTACGACCCGATGGCCTCGCGGATCATGGTCCGCGCGGCTGCAGGGGACAGTACCTTGTCGGTCGATTCGGTGGTGAATATTATCCGGGAGCGGGCTCGTGATACCGACAACGATATCTTCGTATTGAATGAGGCGGCGACTGTAGCGGCCGCGCGCGGAGCGTACGGCACTGCCGATTCCATCTTGCGTGTCGCCCTGGGAGCCAAACGCCCGCCGATCGAGATGGACGATACGGCGTTTGACCGCGACTTTCGCAACAGCCCGTCCAACCGCCGACGCGCCCTCGCCGAGTCGAACTTCCAGCTCGGGTTCCTCGCGGGCATCCGTGGCGATCTCGCCAATGCCATCAAGTACAGCCGGGAAGCGATCGATCTGGACTCGATGCGAGTGGAGGCGTACGTGAATCTCGCCCGTGGCTACTATCAGTCCGGTCGCCCGGCGGTCGCAGACAGCGTGATGGCCGAGGCTGACAGGCGGTTTGGCGCGGAAACGCTGAAGCGACTAGTCCCCGAACAACCACAATAA
- a CDS encoding S8 family serine peptidase, whose protein sequence is MRLRFAIIFGITALVLLAAVDAVSGPAKLSPRLQSLDRRAADSDSLIEVVVFLEDRSAQDNLPYAVSRPHMKRSDRIKSVLSRLSSARANGSSEIEDFLNSFGHGESRRFWIVPAYAVTLPVSRIDELAAMETVRMIVENVSLSFDEPVDVLAAGELSTSSASTQLNLLNVPYLWQRGLTGSGRLVCSFDTGVEGSHPALASKWRGTHAPVSESWFSPVNPNATPYDVAGHGTHTMGIMVGSNATDTFGVAPGAEWITAGVIDQGRTFNTTLADIIAAFQWVLNPDGDVNTTDDVPDVILNSWGIPAGLFAPCDPTFWGVIDAVEAAGIVTVFAAGNEGPNAQTLRDPADRATTPLNSFSVGAVDNSRQIASFSSRGPSRCSPGEIKPEVVAPGVTVYSSTKGGTYAFMSGTSMAAPYIAGLVALCRQYNPDATVEEIKNAFLQSTVDLGPVGEDNAYGHGIVDASLLLEHLPMPGGYMFVMNGDPYLPDGVALPGNDVSMQILLTSTTGNANQITGRLVSDDPAIASVLDSIKTFWFGSGATTALNQTPFTIRLAADLVHGSEADFTLYLALENGTVVDTLTFGVTAGYPSPGATLDHEGGSLQWTVSDFGQYGFAAGSIYNLGGTGFSAFGGENLLYEAGIVVGRNSLQLASSLRAEDGAFRPSDFTPTRAIASARQDDDGAVHYTAEFVDTYADIPIPVAIHQTTTHFTNEVSGGVALVRYRLINDSIERLTHVSFGFLADFDLSDHADRLQFDPTAGLLWQTNDSGLLVGLLALNGLDAFHGMSNGDAKSGFSATEQYDLISAAVSRMDDSTTGDMIMMISSGEFDIEVGQSVEVAFAIVVGRTITELYGAVEDARHAYDISTPVDDGRRDQLPQAFVLEQNYPNPFNPVTTIAFSLPAASDVRLEVFNTLGQRVSVLHNGALPAGSHTIEWDSTDDAGRTVASGVYFYRLSSDTHADSRKMILLK, encoded by the coding sequence ATGAGACTCCGGTTTGCCATCATCTTCGGTATCACTGCCCTGGTACTCCTGGCCGCTGTCGATGCGGTCTCGGGCCCAGCCAAACTCTCGCCCCGGCTTCAATCGCTTGATCGCCGGGCCGCCGATAGTGACAGCCTGATCGAAGTGGTGGTTTTCCTTGAAGACCGATCGGCGCAGGACAATCTGCCTTACGCGGTCTCCCGGCCTCATATGAAGCGATCCGACCGCATCAAGTCCGTGCTTTCCCGGCTTTCGTCTGCCCGCGCCAACGGTTCATCAGAAATAGAAGACTTTCTCAATTCCTTTGGCCACGGTGAATCGCGCCGCTTCTGGATCGTCCCCGCGTACGCCGTGACGCTTCCGGTCAGTCGCATCGATGAGCTCGCTGCCATGGAAACGGTCCGGATGATCGTAGAGAACGTCTCTTTGTCCTTCGATGAGCCGGTCGACGTACTCGCCGCCGGTGAGTTGTCGACGTCGTCGGCGTCCACCCAATTGAACTTGCTCAACGTCCCGTATCTCTGGCAGCGCGGGCTCACCGGTTCCGGCCGGCTGGTCTGTTCGTTTGACACGGGCGTGGAAGGATCCCATCCGGCGCTCGCCTCCAAGTGGCGCGGAACTCACGCACCCGTTTCCGAATCGTGGTTCTCCCCGGTCAATCCAAACGCCACACCGTACGATGTCGCCGGCCACGGTACGCATACGATGGGAATAATGGTCGGCTCCAACGCCACCGACACGTTTGGTGTCGCCCCGGGCGCCGAGTGGATCACCGCCGGGGTGATCGATCAGGGACGTACCTTCAATACTACGCTTGCCGACATTATCGCCGCCTTCCAGTGGGTTCTCAATCCTGACGGCGATGTCAATACAACTGACGACGTACCCGATGTAATTCTCAATAGCTGGGGTATACCCGCCGGCCTGTTCGCGCCCTGCGACCCGACCTTCTGGGGCGTCATCGACGCGGTCGAGGCTGCAGGCATCGTGACCGTATTCGCCGCCGGCAACGAGGGGCCCAACGCCCAGACTCTTCGCGATCCCGCCGACCGTGCCACCACTCCGCTGAACTCATTCTCCGTCGGGGCGGTTGACAACAGCCGGCAGATCGCATCCTTCTCCAGCCGTGGACCGTCGCGGTGCAGCCCCGGCGAGATCAAGCCTGAGGTCGTAGCCCCCGGCGTCACCGTATACTCATCCACAAAGGGTGGAACCTATGCCTTCATGAGCGGCACCTCCATGGCGGCTCCTTATATTGCCGGCCTTGTTGCGCTCTGTCGGCAATACAATCCCGATGCGACAGTTGAAGAGATCAAAAACGCGTTTCTGCAGTCCACCGTGGATCTTGGTCCGGTCGGCGAAGATAACGCCTACGGGCACGGTATTGTGGATGCTTCCCTGTTGCTCGAACATCTCCCGATGCCGGGCGGATATATGTTCGTCATGAATGGCGATCCGTACCTCCCCGACGGTGTCGCGCTCCCCGGCAATGACGTCTCCATGCAGATTCTGCTGACAAGCACGACCGGCAACGCCAACCAGATCACGGGCCGCCTGGTCAGCGACGACCCGGCGATCGCAAGCGTTCTGGACAGCATAAAAACTTTCTGGTTCGGTTCTGGAGCGACCACCGCCCTGAATCAAACCCCGTTCACGATCCGCCTCGCTGCAGACTTGGTCCATGGTTCGGAGGCAGACTTCACGTTGTACCTGGCGCTGGAGAACGGCACGGTTGTCGACACGCTGACGTTCGGAGTTACGGCCGGATATCCTTCGCCCGGCGCCACCCTCGACCACGAAGGCGGCTCACTCCAGTGGACTGTTTCGGATTTCGGCCAGTACGGCTTCGCCGCCGGATCGATTTACAACCTCGGCGGCACGGGCTTCAGCGCTTTCGGTGGAGAGAACCTCCTGTATGAGGCCGGTATAGTGGTCGGCCGAAATTCGCTCCAGCTTGCCAGCTCCCTGCGCGCCGAAGACGGCGCGTTTCGCCCCAGCGACTTCACGCCGACTCGGGCAATTGCCTCCGCTCGCCAGGACGACGACGGCGCCGTGCATTACACCGCCGAGTTCGTAGATACGTACGCCGACATCCCCATTCCGGTCGCCATCCACCAGACGACCACTCACTTTACAAACGAAGTCTCCGGCGGCGTGGCCCTCGTTCGTTACCGGCTGATTAACGACTCGATCGAACGCCTGACCCATGTCAGCTTCGGTTTCCTCGCTGATTTCGATCTCTCCGACCACGCTGACCGTCTTCAATTCGACCCGACCGCCGGCCTGCTCTGGCAGACCAACGATTCGGGGCTGCTGGTCGGTCTGCTGGCTCTGAATGGTCTCGATGCCTTCCACGGAATGTCCAATGGAGACGCCAAGTCGGGCTTTTCCGCCACCGAGCAGTATGACCTCATCAGCGCCGCTGTCAGCCGGATGGATGACTCCACAACCGGGGACATGATCATGATGATTTCGTCCGGCGAATTCGACATCGAGGTCGGTCAGTCGGTGGAAGTTGCGTTTGCTATCGTAGTCGGCCGCACGATCACCGAACTGTACGGCGCGGTCGAAGATGCCCGTCATGCGTACGACATCTCTACACCGGTCGACGACGGTCGTCGCGATCAACTGCCTCAGGCCTTTGTGCTCGAGCAGAATTATCCCAACCCCTTCAATCCGGTTACGACGATCGCCTTCTCGCTGCCGGCCGCGTCCGACGTTCGGCTCGAGGTCTTCAATACGCTCGGCCAGCGCGTCTCCGTGCTGCACAACGGCGCTCTCCCCGCGGGCTCCCACACGATCGAGTGGGACTCCACCGATGACGCCGGACGTACTGTCGCCTCAGGTGTCTATTTCTATCGTCTCTCCAGCGATACGCACGCCGACTCTCGCAAAATGATCCTTTTGAAATAA